Proteins co-encoded in one Novosphingobium sp. PP1Y genomic window:
- a CDS encoding phosphodiester glycosidase family protein, translating into MTRTAPALLLALLLASCSSGDAKQEAAAPPPPCEAASFEGASLTHCTAEPGRHTIHMVLGPKGGEPYRSLSQLAVDRPEMSHEVAFAMNGGMFDEKGQPIGYYVEDGNRLHTLNRNEGYGNFHLLPNGVFYGDTGGHWAVRTSEDFAQSVSHRPQFGTQSGPMLVIAGKLHPRIAPDGQSLKLRNGVGVDREGNAHFVISDEPISFGRLARYFRDALDCPNALFLDGSVSSLWDPHMGRVDGGPPLGPLIVVEKRAKGKS; encoded by the coding sequence GTGACCCGTACGGCGCCCGCCCTGCTGCTGGCGCTGCTGCTCGCCTCCTGTTCCTCGGGCGATGCGAAGCAGGAAGCCGCGGCGCCGCCGCCGCCGTGCGAGGCCGCCAGCTTCGAGGGCGCATCGCTCACCCATTGCACCGCAGAGCCGGGCCGCCACACCATCCACATGGTCTTGGGACCCAAGGGTGGCGAGCCCTACCGCAGCCTCTCCCAGCTCGCGGTCGACCGGCCGGAAATGAGCCATGAAGTCGCCTTTGCGATGAACGGCGGCATGTTCGACGAGAAAGGGCAGCCGATCGGCTACTACGTCGAGGACGGGAATCGCCTGCACACGCTCAACCGCAACGAGGGCTACGGCAACTTCCACCTTCTGCCCAACGGCGTGTTCTATGGCGATACCGGCGGCCACTGGGCCGTTCGCACCAGCGAGGATTTTGCCCAGAGCGTCTCGCACCGCCCGCAGTTCGGCACCCAGTCGGGGCCGATGCTGGTCATCGCCGGAAAGCTGCATCCCCGCATCGCGCCCGACGGCCAGTCGCTCAAGCTGCGCAATGGCGTGGGCGTCGACCGCGAAGGCAACGCGCACTTCGTCATTTCCGACGAACCGATCTCCTTCGGCAGGCTCGCCCGCTATTTCCGCGACGCGCTGGACTGCCCCAATGCGCTGTTCCTCGACGGCAGCGTCTCTTCCCTGTGGGACCCGCACATGGGCCGCGTCGATGGCGGACCTCCGCTCGGCCCCTTGATCGTCGTCGAGAAAAGGGCAAAGGGCAAATCATGA
- a CDS encoding SurA N-terminal domain-containing protein — protein MLTFFRSMLKSKIGAAVALIMLVVIALAFASGDIAGLSSSAGLGGGTKVATVGKESIDAPQLTQSARAALERVKRNQPTATMKLMVAEGGVEQVLDDLIDRTALFVFGKKHGVVAGDRLIDSEITQIPGFMGVDGKFSQDTFRQALAQQGLTEKVLREDIAQGLVSQQLLVPAQYGAVMSKDAARRYASLLGESRTGTIAAFPSSAFMPEKDPTDIEIQAFYKDNINEFIRPERRVIRYATFGEDAIKAPAAPTDKEIAARYDANKAQYAAQDKRRITQLIVPTEAAAKAIVAEVNGGKSLEAAAKEKSLSAARLEFFSKTDLSEQFSPAVADAVFAADTGKLAVPQKSPLGWHVIRVEEKQEKPARTLAEVKDELAKQIEQEKRRAAFTDELASLEDKFADGANLIEVAKSLGIEVQTTAPITADGQVYLKPGEKAPDVIAPVLKTAFSMEEEQPQVAEVERGKTFMIYDVSEIDASAPAPLKEIKDDVKVAWSMDKGSQAAKAAALKVQAEVKKGTALEKAMASVGKRLPPIQPVTMSRPTLTAAIQNGRQVPAPISLMFHMAENTVKVQAAPQERGWFVVALKKIDPAKIDSDDLVANTQKELGQQLGQAYADALGKAIRKDVGVTKNAAAIKAVRDELAGTGSAQ, from the coding sequence ATGCTCACTTTCTTCCGTTCAATGCTCAAATCCAAGATCGGTGCGGCTGTCGCGCTGATCATGCTCGTCGTTATCGCGCTCGCATTCGCCAGCGGCGATATCGCCGGCCTCAGTTCCTCGGCCGGCCTCGGCGGCGGGACAAAGGTCGCAACCGTGGGCAAGGAAAGTATCGACGCCCCGCAGCTGACGCAGTCGGCCCGCGCCGCGCTGGAGCGCGTGAAGCGCAATCAGCCCACCGCAACCATGAAACTGATGGTGGCGGAAGGCGGAGTCGAGCAGGTCCTCGACGATCTCATCGACCGCACAGCGCTCTTCGTCTTCGGCAAGAAGCACGGCGTCGTTGCGGGCGATCGCCTGATCGACAGCGAAATCACGCAGATCCCCGGCTTCATGGGCGTTGACGGCAAGTTCAGCCAGGACACCTTCCGCCAGGCGCTCGCGCAGCAGGGCCTGACCGAGAAGGTCCTGCGCGAGGACATCGCCCAGGGCCTCGTCTCGCAGCAGCTGCTGGTTCCGGCCCAGTATGGCGCGGTGATGTCGAAGGATGCCGCCAGGCGCTATGCCTCGCTGCTCGGTGAGAGCCGCACCGGCACGATCGCAGCCTTCCCCTCCTCGGCCTTCATGCCCGAGAAGGACCCGACCGACATCGAGATCCAGGCCTTCTACAAGGACAACATCAACGAATTCATCCGGCCCGAGCGCCGCGTGATCCGTTACGCGACCTTCGGTGAAGACGCGATCAAGGCTCCCGCCGCGCCGACCGACAAGGAAATCGCCGCACGCTACGATGCCAACAAGGCGCAGTACGCCGCGCAGGACAAGCGCCGCATTACCCAGCTGATCGTGCCGACCGAGGCCGCTGCCAAGGCCATCGTCGCCGAAGTGAACGGCGGCAAGTCGCTCGAAGCGGCGGCTAAGGAAAAGAGCCTGTCGGCCGCCAGGCTCGAATTCTTCAGCAAGACCGATCTTAGCGAGCAGTTCTCGCCGGCCGTCGCCGATGCCGTCTTCGCCGCCGATACCGGCAAGCTCGCCGTGCCGCAGAAGAGCCCGCTGGGCTGGCACGTCATCCGCGTCGAGGAAAAGCAGGAAAAGCCTGCCCGCACCCTTGCCGAAGTGAAGGACGAGCTGGCCAAGCAGATCGAGCAGGAAAAGCGCCGCGCCGCCTTCACCGACGAACTCGCCAGCCTCGAGGACAAGTTCGCCGACGGGGCCAACCTGATCGAAGTCGCCAAGTCGCTCGGGATCGAGGTGCAGACCACTGCGCCCATCACCGCCGACGGCCAGGTCTATCTCAAGCCCGGCGAAAAGGCGCCCGACGTCATCGCCCCGGTGCTCAAGACCGCCTTCTCGATGGAGGAAGAGCAGCCGCAGGTCGCCGAAGTCGAACGCGGCAAGACCTTCATGATCTACGACGTCAGCGAGATCGACGCGTCCGCGCCGGCTCCGCTCAAGGAGATCAAGGACGACGTGAAGGTCGCCTGGTCGATGGACAAGGGCTCGCAGGCCGCCAAGGCCGCCGCGCTCAAGGTCCAGGCCGAGGTCAAGAAGGGCACCGCGCTCGAAAAGGCCATGGCGTCGGTCGGCAAGCGCCTGCCGCCGATCCAGCCCGTCACGATGTCGCGTCCCACGTTGACCGCCGCGATCCAGAACGGCCGCCAGGTCCCGGCACCGATCTCGCTCATGTTCCACATGGCCGAGAACACGGTGAAGGTGCAGGCCGCCCCGCAGGAACGCGGCTGGTTCGTGGTGGCCCTCAAGAAGATCGACCCCGCCAAGATCGATTCCGACGATCTGGTCGCCAATACCCAGAAGGAACTCGGCCAGCAGCTCGGCCAGGCCTATGCCGACGCACTCGGCAAGGCGATCCGCAAGGACGTGGGCGTCACCAAGAATGCCGCCGCGATCAAGGCCGTGCGCGACGAACTCGCCGGCACCGGTTCGGCCCAGTAA
- the secG gene encoding preprotein translocase subunit SecG, whose product MFLFLTVLQALIAAALVGVILMQKSEGGGLGVGGGSPSGLMSARGAANFLTRATSVLAVLFVVLSIILAALAVDVTTGRDIDTSLERGAAAPTAPAQPADPLAGAANPAAAPAQGDGTAQQAPADDPLSGAAKQ is encoded by the coding sequence ATGTTCCTTTTCCTGACCGTCCTCCAGGCGCTCATTGCAGCGGCGCTTGTCGGTGTGATCCTGATGCAGAAGTCGGAAGGCGGCGGTCTGGGCGTCGGTGGCGGCAGCCCCTCGGGCCTGATGTCCGCGCGCGGCGCAGCCAACTTCCTGACCCGCGCGACTTCGGTTCTGGCCGTTCTCTTCGTGGTCCTGAGCATCATCCTGGCAGCGCTTGCCGTCGATGTGACCACCGGCCGCGATATCGACACTTCGCTTGAGCGCGGCGCTGCTGCGCCGACGGCTCCGGCACAGCCGGCCGATCCTCTTGCCGGCGCGGCGAATCCCGCCGCGGCACCGGCCCAGGGCGATGGCACTGCGCAGCAGGCGCCGGCCGACGATCCGCTTTCGGGTGCTGCCAAGCAGTAA
- a CDS encoding aminodeoxychorismate/anthranilate synthase component II: protein MILVIDNYDSFTWNLVHYLMELGAEVEVVRNDALSAGQAISSGAQGFLISPGPCTPNEAGISLDLVGAAADTGKPLLGVCLGHQSIGQYFGGRVVRGGLMHGKTSPVTHDNTGVFEGLPSPFTATRYHSLIVEEIPETLLVNARSDDGHVMGFRHASLPIHGVQFHPESIATEHGHDMLANFLRLCGIETRAVA, encoded by the coding sequence ATGATCCTAGTCATCGACAACTACGACAGCTTCACCTGGAACCTCGTCCATTACCTGATGGAGCTGGGGGCAGAGGTCGAAGTCGTGCGCAACGATGCGCTCTCGGCCGGACAGGCGATTTCGAGCGGGGCGCAGGGCTTCCTCATCTCGCCGGGGCCATGCACCCCGAACGAGGCAGGCATCAGCCTCGACCTCGTCGGTGCGGCGGCCGATACCGGAAAGCCGCTGCTCGGCGTGTGCCTGGGCCACCAGTCGATCGGCCAGTATTTCGGCGGCAGGGTCGTGCGCGGCGGGCTGATGCACGGCAAGACCTCGCCGGTGACGCACGACAATACCGGCGTGTTCGAGGGGCTGCCCTCGCCCTTCACCGCGACGCGCTATCACTCTCTGATCGTCGAGGAGATTCCCGAGACGCTGCTGGTCAACGCCCGCTCCGACGATGGCCACGTCATGGGCTTCCGCCACGCAAGCCTGCCGATCCACGGCGTGCAATTCCACCCGGAAAGCATCGCCACCGAGCACGGGCACGACATGCTGGCGAACTTCCTGCGCCTGTGCGGCATCGAGACCAGGGCCGTCGCATGA
- the tpiA gene encoding triose-phosphate isomerase, translating to MAGLPYIVGNWKMNGTRAMLNEARAIDRAAARFPKVQVAVAPPATLIYRTRDAAAIIGVGGQDCHAEESGAFTGDISAQMLKDAGADFTIVGHSERRTLHGESDADVKAKAEAALGAGLGVILCVGETESQRDAGEAETVVGAQLEGSCPRVDGAPEKLSVAYEPVWAIGTGRVPSVEDVAAMHKAIRAKLVALYGEGGADVRILYGGSVKADNAAELLAVPEVGGALVGGASLSAESFLAIVGAAASLDAD from the coding sequence ATGGCTGGACTGCCTTACATCGTCGGTAACTGGAAAATGAACGGCACGCGCGCGATGCTCAACGAGGCGCGCGCGATCGACCGGGCGGCGGCACGCTTTCCCAAGGTGCAGGTCGCGGTTGCGCCGCCGGCGACGCTGATCTATCGCACGCGCGACGCAGCGGCCATCATCGGCGTGGGCGGGCAGGACTGCCACGCCGAAGAAAGCGGCGCCTTCACCGGCGACATCTCGGCGCAGATGCTCAAGGACGCAGGCGCGGACTTCACCATCGTCGGCCACTCGGAGCGCCGCACGCTCCACGGCGAAAGCGATGCTGACGTCAAGGCCAAGGCGGAGGCTGCGCTCGGTGCGGGTCTCGGCGTGATCCTGTGCGTGGGTGAAACCGAATCCCAGCGCGATGCCGGCGAGGCCGAAACGGTCGTCGGCGCCCAGCTCGAGGGTTCGTGCCCGCGTGTCGACGGCGCACCGGAAAAGCTTTCGGTCGCCTACGAACCGGTCTGGGCCATCGGTACCGGCCGGGTGCCTTCGGTTGAGGACGTGGCCGCGATGCACAAGGCGATTCGCGCAAAGCTCGTCGCGCTTTACGGCGAGGGCGGTGCGGACGTGCGCATTCTCTATGGCGGCTCGGTAAAGGCCGACAATGCCGCGGAACTGCTGGCCGTGCCCGAAGTGGGCGGCGCGCTCGTCGGCGGGGCAAGCCTGTCCGCCGAGAGCTTCCTCGCGATCGTCGGCGCAGCCGCTTCGCTGGACGCGGACTGA
- a CDS encoding anthranilate synthase component I: protein MQREADRDTVRQQLEQGRPALLWRKLVADTETPVAAALRLFEDGRGDFLLESVEGGEVRGRYSLIGLDPDLVFRASGASCEINRKWQSDKDAFAPLPGDSLSELRNLVETCRIDVPAELPKALACLVGYFGYETIGLVEKLPRAPQSSLDVPDMLFVRPSLILVFDRLGDELFCVAPVWPDAGSPDRVVEAAAERIDEALRRLSVPATLAPARPDLAIPEPAPVMAADDYKAMVLRAKEYIQAGDIFQVVLAQRFTCEFPLPPLALYRALRRVNPSPFLYFLDLPGFALVGSSPEILVRVRDGEVTIRPIAGTRPRGKTPAEDKANEASLLADPKERAEHLMLLDLGRNDVGRVAAAGTVEVTDSYTIERYSHVMHIVSNVVGRLDSARHDAIDAVFAGFPAGTVSGAPKVHACEIIAELEPETRGAYAGGVGYFAPDGSVDSCIVLRTGVLKDGVLHVQAGAGIVADSDPAYEQRECEAKSGALFAAAREAVRVAGEPGFGQ, encoded by the coding sequence ATGCAGCGCGAAGCGGATAGAGACACGGTCCGGCAGCAACTGGAGCAAGGGCGCCCCGCCCTGCTCTGGCGCAAGCTGGTCGCCGATACCGAGACGCCGGTCGCGGCGGCCCTGCGGCTGTTCGAGGACGGTCGCGGCGACTTCCTGCTGGAATCGGTGGAAGGCGGCGAAGTGCGCGGGCGCTACAGCCTGATCGGCCTCGATCCCGACCTCGTGTTCCGCGCCAGCGGCGCCAGCTGCGAGATCAACCGCAAGTGGCAGTCCGACAAGGACGCCTTCGCGCCCCTGCCCGGCGACAGCCTCTCCGAACTGCGCAACCTCGTCGAGACCTGCCGCATCGACGTGCCCGCCGAACTGCCCAAGGCGCTCGCCTGCCTCGTCGGCTATTTCGGCTACGAGACCATCGGCCTTGTCGAGAAGCTGCCGCGCGCGCCGCAAAGCAGCCTCGACGTGCCCGACATGCTGTTCGTGCGGCCTTCGCTGATCCTCGTGTTCGATCGCCTCGGCGACGAGCTTTTCTGCGTGGCGCCGGTCTGGCCCGACGCCGGTTCGCCGGATCGCGTGGTCGAAGCCGCCGCGGAGCGCATCGACGAGGCGCTCCGCCGCCTCTCGGTGCCCGCCACGCTCGCGCCGGCCCGGCCCGACCTGGCAATACCCGAGCCCGCGCCGGTCATGGCGGCCGACGACTACAAGGCGATGGTGCTCAGGGCCAAGGAGTACATCCAGGCCGGCGACATCTTCCAGGTCGTGCTGGCCCAGCGCTTCACCTGCGAATTCCCGCTGCCGCCGCTTGCGCTCTACCGCGCGCTGCGCCGGGTGAACCCTTCGCCGTTCCTCTATTTCCTCGACCTGCCCGGCTTTGCGCTGGTCGGATCGAGCCCGGAAATCCTCGTGCGCGTGCGTGACGGCGAAGTCACGATCCGCCCGATCGCGGGCACCCGCCCGCGCGGCAAGACTCCGGCCGAGGACAAGGCCAACGAAGCAAGCCTGCTGGCCGATCCCAAGGAACGCGCCGAACACCTCATGCTGCTCGACCTGGGGCGCAACGACGTCGGCCGCGTGGCTGCGGCGGGCACCGTCGAAGTGACCGACAGCTACACGATCGAGCGCTACAGCCACGTGATGCACATCGTCTCGAACGTGGTCGGCCGGCTCGACAGCGCCAGGCACGATGCCATCGACGCAGTCTTCGCCGGCTTCCCGGCCGGCACCGTCTCGGGCGCGCCCAAGGTCCATGCCTGCGAGATCATCGCCGAACTCGAACCCGAAACGCGCGGGGCCTATGCTGGCGGGGTCGGCTATTTCGCGCCCGACGGTTCGGTCGATTCGTGCATCGTTTTGCGCACCGGCGTGCTCAAGGACGGCGTACTCCACGTCCAGGCGGGCGCGGGCATCGTTGCCGACAGCGACCCGGCCTACGAACAGCGCGAATGCGAAGCCAAGTCCGGCGCCCTTTTCGCTGCCGCGCGCGAAGCAGTCCGCGTCGCAGGAGAGCCGGGCTTCGGGCAGTGA
- the trpC gene encoding indole-3-glycerol phosphate synthase TrpC gives MSNKLTEICDTKREEVAARKPLASLSALDAKAAGQSAPRGFEAALRRKAESGFALIAEIKKASPSKGLIRPDFRPTEHAVAYEKGGAACLSILTDAPYFQGHEDYLVAARAAVSLPVIRKDFMVDPWQVAEARSIGADAILIIVAALDDTLMAEIEAAALERGMDCLVEVHDEHEMERAARLKSRLIGVNNRDLKRFVTDIATTERLAPLAPEGTLLVSESGINGHADLQRLSQCGARTFLVGESLMRHDDVEAATRALLEG, from the coding sequence ATGTCCAACAAGCTCACCGAGATCTGCGATACCAAGCGCGAGGAAGTCGCCGCCCGCAAGCCCCTTGCCTCGCTTTCCGCGCTCGACGCGAAGGCTGCCGGCCAGAGCGCGCCGCGCGGCTTCGAGGCGGCGCTACGCCGCAAGGCCGAGAGCGGGTTCGCCCTCATCGCGGAAATCAAGAAGGCCAGCCCGTCGAAGGGCCTGATCCGCCCGGATTTCCGCCCCACCGAACATGCCGTCGCCTATGAAAAGGGCGGCGCGGCCTGCCTCTCGATCCTGACCGATGCACCTTACTTCCAGGGCCATGAGGACTATCTCGTCGCGGCGCGCGCCGCGGTCTCGCTGCCGGTCATCCGCAAGGACTTCATGGTCGATCCCTGGCAGGTCGCCGAAGCGCGTTCGATCGGGGCCGACGCCATCCTCATCATCGTTGCCGCGCTGGACGATACGCTGATGGCCGAGATCGAGGCGGCCGCGCTCGAACGCGGCATGGACTGCCTCGTCGAAGTCCACGACGAGCATGAAATGGAGCGCGCGGCCCGGCTCAAATCGCGCCTGATCGGCGTCAACAACCGCGACCTCAAGCGCTTCGTCACCGACATCGCCACGACCGAGCGGCTCGCCCCGCTCGCACCGGAAGGCACGCTGCTCGTCAGTGAGAGCGGCATCAACGGCCATGCCGACCTGCAGCGTCTCTCGCAGTGCGGCGCGCGCACCTTCCTCGTTGGCGAAAGCCTGATGCGCCATGACGATGTCGAGGCGGCAACGCGGGCGCTGCTCGAAGGATAA
- the trpD gene encoding anthranilate phosphoribosyltransferase, translating into MTLPDPGHPIEEAEAEAAFAAILDGDVPEADIAAFLVALSERGENAGEIAGAARAMRARMVPIVAPANAIDVCGTGGDGHHTLNVSTAVSLVVAACGVPVAKHGNRAASSKAGAADTLEALGLNLDRAVETAEATLAGLGICFLFAARHHPALGRLMPLRKKLGRRTIFNLMGPLANPAQVRRQLVGIARPAYVPIYAEAILRLGTEHSLVVSGDEGLDELSLAGGNEVAEVTGSELAMRRVSPADAGLPVAPVDAIRGGDPQYNAQALRRLLMGEAGAYRDAVLFNAAGALVVAGEAKTWREGVEEAAEAIDKGLANALLNCWIDALK; encoded by the coding sequence ATGACGCTGCCCGATCCCGGCCATCCGATAGAGGAAGCCGAAGCCGAAGCCGCCTTCGCAGCGATCCTTGACGGCGACGTGCCCGAGGCGGACATCGCCGCGTTTCTCGTCGCACTTTCCGAGCGGGGCGAGAATGCCGGCGAGATCGCGGGCGCCGCACGCGCCATGCGGGCACGGATGGTCCCCATCGTCGCCCCCGCCAATGCCATCGACGTATGCGGAACCGGCGGTGACGGTCATCACACGCTCAACGTCTCGACCGCCGTATCGCTGGTCGTTGCCGCCTGCGGCGTGCCGGTCGCCAAGCACGGCAACCGCGCGGCCAGTTCCAAGGCGGGCGCCGCCGACACGCTCGAGGCGCTCGGTCTCAATCTCGACCGCGCCGTAGAGACCGCCGAGGCGACACTGGCCGGCCTTGGCATCTGCTTCCTCTTCGCCGCCCGCCACCACCCGGCGCTTGGGCGGTTGATGCCGCTACGCAAGAAGTTGGGGCGCCGCACGATCTTCAACCTGATGGGCCCGCTTGCCAATCCGGCGCAGGTCCGCCGCCAGCTCGTGGGCATTGCCCGGCCCGCCTACGTGCCGATCTATGCCGAGGCGATCCTTCGCCTGGGCACCGAGCATTCGCTCGTCGTCTCCGGCGATGAAGGCCTCGACGAACTCAGCCTTGCAGGCGGCAACGAAGTTGCGGAAGTGACCGGCAGCGAACTGGCCATGCGCCGCGTTTCGCCCGCCGACGCGGGGCTGCCAGTCGCGCCGGTCGATGCCATTCGCGGCGGCGATCCGCAGTACAACGCCCAGGCCCTGCGCCGCCTGCTCATGGGCGAAGCGGGCGCCTATCGCGATGCCGTGCTGTTCAACGCGGCCGGTGCGCTTGTTGTCGCCGGTGAAGCAAAGACCTGGCGGGAAGGCGTCGAGGAAGCTGCCGAGGCCATCGACAAGGGCCTCGCCAATGCCCTGCTCAACTGCTGGATCGACGCGCTCAAGTAG